The DNA sequence CAACATGAAGGGGCGTAACTGCACGGACGGCTCCAGAACGTGACGTTGATGCGCGCCTGTATAGCAACAATCCGCTCGATTTGTCTTGCCGACGCGATGCGCTACCATGGCTCTCCGACGTCTGACAGCTCTAAACCATGCATTGTCCCTTCTGCGTTGCACATGACACCAAAGTCATCGACTCGCGCCTGGTTGCCGAGGGCGATCAGGTCCGTCGCCGCCGCGAATGCCTCGCCTGCGGCGAGCGTTTCACCACCTTCGAAACCGCCGAGCTGGTCATGCCGCGGTTGATCAAGCAGGACGGCAGTCGCCAGCCGTTCGACGAAGAAAAGTTGCGTGCTGGCATGCAGCGCGCATTGGAGAAGCGCCCGGTCAGCGTCGAGCGGCTGGAAGAAGCCATCGCCCACATCAAGCACAGGCTGAGGGCCACCGGCGAGCGCGAAATCAAATCGCGGGTGCTCGGCGAGCTGGTAATGGCCGAGCTGCAAAAGCTCGATGAGGTGGCCTATATCCGCTTCGCTTCCGTCTATCGCCGCTTTCAGGACCTCAACGAGTTCCGCGAGGAAATCGAGCGTCTGTCGCGCGAACCTGCGAAAACCGAATGAACAGCAACGATCACGCCTGGATGGCCCGCGCGCTGCAACTGGCGCGCAAAGGCTTGTATTCGACACATCCCAATCCGCGAGTCGGTTGCGTCATCGTCAAGGATGGCGAGCTGATCGGCGAAGGTTGGCACGTACGAGCCGGCGAGCCGCATGCCGAGGTCCATGCGCTGCTTCAGGCCGGTGAACGTGCGCGCGGTGCGACCGCCTACGTCACGCTAGAACCTTGCAGCCATCACGGACGGACGCCGCCCTGTGCCGAAGCGCTGGTCGAGGCGGGTATTGGGCGCGTGGTCGCGGCCATGCAGGACCCCAATCCGCAGGTTGCCGGCCGTGGTCTGGCACGCTTGCGCAGCGTCGGCATTGAGGTCGCCAGCGGCGTATTGGAAAACGAAGCGCGGGCGCTGAACGCCGGCTTCGTCAAACGCATGGAAACCGGCTTGCCACTGCTGCGCGCGAAACTTGCGATGAGCCTCGACGGCCGCACTGCCATGGCCAGCGGCGAAAGCCAATGGATCACCGGCCCGGCGGCACGCGCGGAAGTGCAGCGGCTGCGCGCGCAGTCCAGCGTGGTGCTGACCGGTGCCGACACGGTGCTGATGGACAACGCGCGGCTGACGGTACGCGCTGCCGAGCTGGGGCTGGACGACGAACTGACCGCGCTGGCCATGCAGCGTCCACCGCTGCGCGTGTTGGTCGATGGACGTTTGCGCGTACCGCTGGATGCGCCGTTTTTTCAGGCTGGCTCGGCTTTGGTGGCCAGCACTGGCGATGAGCAGGCGGCAAGCTATCAGGCGGCAGGTCATGAGTTATTGGCGCTAGCCAGCGATGTGGGTCGTGTCGATCTGCGTGGTCTGCTGGTCGAACTCGCCAATCGTGGCGCCAACGAAGTGCTGCTCGAAGCCGGCCCACGTCTCGCCGGTGCTTTTGCCGCGCTGGGGCTGGTCGATGAATACCAGATATTCGTCGCCGCGAAATTTCTCGGTTCCTCGGCGCGGCCGTTGCTTGACCTGCCGCTGGCGCGCATGAGCGAAGCGCCCGAAATGAAAATCGAGGATATCCGGGCGGTCGGCGACGACTGGCGCATCGTCGCTCGTCCGGTCGGCTGACCCGATCTCGACCAGACGGATCAGCTCGCTCAATTCACCGGCTTGAGTCCATTGTGGTCAAGTTTCGCCCGGCGCTTGTTGGCTCCCAGCAGGAGCCGCGCCAGCAGGCTGTCATGGTGAGGGTTGCCGAAGTGGAACAGCGCGGTGGCGCGCAGCATGGCCGGGTCGCACTGGTCGTTGGCATGCAGGCTGCGGTAGCCCGAAAACAGATAGAGGTTGCCGGGCACCAGCTTCAAACGGATCGGCCGTAGCCAGCCGCGTTTCACCGCAAAGGCGACCAGTTTCTGGCTGAGAGTGTTATGCAGCACCGCCTTCTCGATCACGTTGCGCAAGGCATTGAAGCGAACGCGCCGCAGGTTCGGAAAGATGATCAAGTCGCCGCAGTGTTCACCCTCGGTCGGGATGAACAGCGGAAGCAGCGCGGTGACCGCCGTGGCATCGAAGT is a window from the Pseudomonas sp. MTM4 genome containing:
- the nrdR gene encoding transcriptional regulator NrdR, whose amino-acid sequence is MHCPFCVAHDTKVIDSRLVAEGDQVRRRRECLACGERFTTFETAELVMPRLIKQDGSRQPFDEEKLRAGMQRALEKRPVSVERLEEAIAHIKHRLRATGEREIKSRVLGELVMAELQKLDEVAYIRFASVYRRFQDLNEFREEIERLSREPAKTE
- the ribD gene encoding bifunctional diaminohydroxyphosphoribosylaminopyrimidine deaminase/5-amino-6-(5-phosphoribosylamino)uracil reductase RibD, whose product is MNSNDHAWMARALQLARKGLYSTHPNPRVGCVIVKDGELIGEGWHVRAGEPHAEVHALLQAGERARGATAYVTLEPCSHHGRTPPCAEALVEAGIGRVVAAMQDPNPQVAGRGLARLRSVGIEVASGVLENEARALNAGFVKRMETGLPLLRAKLAMSLDGRTAMASGESQWITGPAARAEVQRLRAQSSVVLTGADTVLMDNARLTVRAAELGLDDELTALAMQRPPLRVLVDGRLRVPLDAPFFQAGSALVASTGDEQAASYQAAGHELLALASDVGRVDLRGLLVELANRGANEVLLEAGPRLAGAFAALGLVDEYQIFVAAKFLGSSARPLLDLPLARMSEAPEMKIEDIRAVGDDWRIVARPVG